A genome region from Triticum aestivum cultivar Chinese Spring chromosome 2B, IWGSC CS RefSeq v2.1, whole genome shotgun sequence includes the following:
- the LOC123040925 gene encoding cytochrome P450 709B1, producing MGLVWLVAAAVAVVLASWAFNALVYLVWRPRAITRQLRAQGVGGPGYRFFAGNLAEIKQLRADSAGAALDIGNHDFVPRVQPHFRKWIPIHGRTFLYWFGARPSLCVADVNTVKQVLSDRSGLYPKSIGNPHIARLLGKGLVLTDGDDWKRHRKVVHPAFNMDKLKMMTVTMSDCAGSMMSEWKAKMDKGGSVEIDLSHQFEELTADVISHTAFGSSYEQGKKVFLAQRELQFLAFSTVFNVQIPAFRYLPTEKNLKIWKLDKEVRTMLMNIIKGRLATKDTMGYGNDLLGLMLEACGPEDGQNPLLSMDEIIDECKTFFFAGHDTSSHLLTWTMFLLSTHPEWQEKLREEVLRECSNGVPTGDMLNKLQLVNMFLLETLRLYAPVSAIQRKAGSDLEVGGIKVPEGTVLTIPIATIHRDKEVWGEDANEFKPMRFENGVTRAGKHPNALLSFSSGPRSCIGQNFAMIEAKAVIAVILQRFSFSLSPKYVHAPMDVITLRPKFGLPMILKSLEM from the exons ATGGGTCTCGTCTGGTTGGTGGCGGCCGCCGTGGCGGTGGTGCTGGCGTCGTGGGCGTTCAACGCGCTGGTGTACCTCGTGTGGAGGCCGCGGGCCATCACCAGGCAGCTCCGCGCGCAGGGCGTCGGCGGTCCGGGTTACAGGTTCTTCGCCGGGAACCTCGCCGAGATCAAGCAGCTCCGCGCCGACAGCGCCGGCGCCGCGCTGGACATCGGCAACCACGACTTCGTCCCCAGGGTCCAGCCGCACTTCCGCAAATGGATCCCCATCCACG GGCGCACGTTCCTCTACTGGTTCGGAGCCAGGCCGAGCCTGTGCGTCGCCGACGTGAACACGGTGAAGCAGGTGCTCTCCGACCGCAGCGGGCTGTACCCGAAGAGCATCGGGAACCCGCACATCGCCCGCCTGCTCGGCAAGGGGCTCGTGCTCACCGACGGCGACGACTGGAAGCGCCACCGCAAGGTCGTCCACCCGGCCTTCAACATGGACAAGCTCAAG ATGATGACGGTGACCATGTCCGACTGTGCCGGGTCAATGATGTCGGAGTGGAAGGCAAAGATGGACAAGGGCGGCAGCGTGGAGATTGACCTGAGCCACCAGTTTGAGGAGCTAACCGCGGATGTCATCTCCCACACGGCATTCGGAAGCAGCTACGAACAAGGGAAAAAGGTCTTCCTCGCGCAGAGGGAGCTCCAGTTTCTTGCCTTCTCCACCGTTTTCAACGTGCAAATCCCAGCATTCAG GTACCTTCCAACTGAAAAGAACCTCAAGATATGGAAGCTTGACAAGGAGGTGAGGACCATGCTTATGAACATCATCAAAGGCCGTCTTGCCACCAAAGACACCATGGGCTATGGCAACGACCTCCTCGGGCTTATGTTGGAGGCATGTGGCCCAGAGGACGGGCAAAATCCGCTTTTGAGTATGGATGAGATCATAGATGAGTGCAAGACCTTCTTCTTTGCCGGGCATGACACCAGCTCACACCTGCTCACATGGACCATGTTCTTGCTGAGCACGCACCCCGAGTGGCAGGAGAAGCTCAGGGAGGAGGTGCTAAGAGAGTGTAGCAACGGTGTTCCCACCGGTGACATGCTCAACAAACTACAACTGGTCAACATGTTCCTACTAGAAACTCTCAGGTTATACGCACCTGTATCGGCCATTCAGAGGAAGGCGGGTTCGGATCTCGAGGTTGGTGGCATCAAAGTGCCCGAAGGCACGGTCCTAACAATCCCCATCGCGACGATACATCGCGACAAGGAGGTCTGGGGAGAAGATGCCAACGAATTCAAGCCTATGAGGTTCGAGAATGGAGTGACAAGGGCCGGAAAGCACCCCAATGCCTTATTGTCTTTCTCCAGTGGTCCGAGGTCGTGCATAGGGCAGAACTTTGCAATGATCGAGGCCAAGGCCGTGATCGCTGTGATTCTTCAGAGGTTCTCATTCTCCCTATCACCAAAGTATGTCCATGCCCCCATGGATGTGATCACGCTGCGGCCTAAGTTTGGGCTTCCCATGATCCTCAAGAGCCTAGAGATGTAG